The Agromyces mangrovi genome contains a region encoding:
- a CDS encoding NYN domain-containing protein, which translates to MAQPNDLIAVLIDADNVSPSRIGAVLTEITQFCTASVKRVYGDWTKPQLGSWKAAASEHVIQPMQQFANTVGKNATDSALIIDAMDLLSMGRFQAFCIVSSDSDLKSESAMASRI; encoded by the coding sequence ATGGCCCAGCCCAACGACCTCATCGCGGTCCTCATCGACGCCGACAACGTCTCGCCTTCGCGCATCGGCGCCGTGCTCACCGAGATCACGCAATTCTGCACGGCGTCGGTCAAACGCGTCTACGGCGACTGGACGAAACCGCAGCTCGGCAGCTGGAAGGCGGCGGCGAGCGAGCACGTGATCCAGCCGATGCAGCAGTTCGCGAACACCGTCGGCAAGAACGCGACCGACAGCGCCCTCATCATCGACGCGATGGACCTGCTCTCCATGGGCCGCTTCCAGGCGTTCTGCATCGTCTCGAGCGACAGCGACTTGAAGAGCGAGTCCGCGATGGCGTCGCGAATCTGA
- a CDS encoding DUF1876 domain-containing protein: MHATKLWDVTVEIDEEEDSTTALASILTPAGREVTGRGKAARNPLDPDVPAIGDELAVARALRDLAERLLHTTERDITNLTGEPAHVHR; encoded by the coding sequence ATGCACGCGACGAAGCTCTGGGACGTCACCGTCGAGATCGACGAAGAAGAGGACTCCACGACCGCGCTCGCCAGCATCCTGACGCCGGCGGGGCGCGAGGTCACCGGCCGCGGCAAGGCCGCACGAAATCCGCTCGACCCGGACGTGCCCGCGATCGGCGACGAGCTCGCGGTCGCCCGCGCGCTGCGCGACCTCGCCGAGCGCCTCCTGCACACGACCGAGCGCGACATCACGAACCTCACGGGCGAGCCGGCGCACGTGCACCGGTAG
- a CDS encoding nucleotide pyrophosphohydrolase, translating to MAERNWEQFHSPENLAKSISIESAELLECFQWGADADSARVAEELADVLTYCILLADKLGVDPEQIVLDKLEVTREKYPADLARDRSTKYDRLQD from the coding sequence ATGGCAGAGCGTAACTGGGAGCAGTTTCACTCTCCCGAGAATCTTGCCAAGAGCATCTCAATTGAGTCCGCAGAGCTTCTTGAGTGCTTCCAGTGGGGCGCTGACGCAGACTCGGCGCGGGTTGCCGAGGAACTTGCGGATGTGCTGACCTACTGCATCTTGCTTGCCGACAAGCTCGGGGTCGACCCCGAACAGATCGTGCTGGACAAGCTTGAGGTCACCCGCGAGAAGTACCCGGCGGACCTCGCCCGCGACCGAAGCACGAAGTATGACCGACTTCAGGATTGA
- a CDS encoding G5 domain-containing protein translates to MANAKPGWYDDGSGRQRWWNGLAWTDAYLDSHAADVNKQRNARGFWIVAAVLAFVVAVLFVAIGGLGGLLILLGIVVGLVGLYALVRGSVRALRIRSRSTAILVLVGALVFFSAGASVSAADGRAQTTETSDASAQVAAGVDETSTPTPTPTPTPEPVITTETVEEREAVPFDKKLVDDSSLEKGKYEIRIDGKNGERTITYEVTYEDGVEISREQISDEVTIEPTQKVVAKGTYVPPPPPPPAPAPAPAPSNDCHPNYTGACVPIASDVDCAGGSGNGPAYVRGPVQVIGPDVYDLDRDGDGWACEW, encoded by the coding sequence ATGGCGAATGCGAAACCCGGCTGGTACGACGACGGATCTGGAAGACAGCGGTGGTGGAACGGTCTCGCCTGGACCGACGCGTACCTGGACAGTCACGCCGCCGACGTGAACAAGCAACGAAACGCTCGGGGCTTCTGGATCGTCGCCGCGGTGCTGGCGTTCGTCGTCGCGGTGTTGTTCGTCGCGATCGGTGGCCTCGGCGGGTTGCTGATCCTGCTCGGCATCGTCGTCGGCCTCGTGGGCCTCTACGCCCTGGTCCGCGGGTCGGTCCGTGCCCTGAGGATTCGGTCGCGCTCCACCGCGATTCTCGTGCTCGTCGGCGCGCTGGTGTTCTTCAGCGCGGGCGCATCCGTCTCGGCGGCAGATGGACGCGCTCAGACGACCGAGACATCTGACGCTTCGGCCCAGGTGGCTGCGGGGGTCGACGAGACGTCCACGCCGACGCCAACCCCGACGCCAACGCCCGAACCGGTGATCACCACCGAGACGGTTGAAGAGCGTGAAGCCGTCCCGTTCGACAAGAAGCTCGTCGACGACTCGAGCCTCGAGAAGGGGAAGTACGAGATCCGGATCGACGGCAAGAACGGCGAGCGGACGATCACGTACGAGGTGACGTATGAGGACGGTGTCGAGATCAGCCGGGAGCAGATCTCCGACGAGGTGACGATCGAGCCGACCCAGAAGGTCGTGGCGAAGGGCACGTACGTGCCGCCGCCCCCTCCGCCGCCCGCGCCGGCGCCCGCCCCAGCACCGTCGAACGACTGCCATCCCAATTACACGGGGGCATGTGTGCCCATCGCATCTGATGTCGACTGTGCAGGGGGCTCCGGCAATGGACCTGCATACGTCCGCGGGCCAGTGCAGGTCATCGGGCCGGACGTCTACGACCTCGACCGCGACGGCGACGGTTGGGCCTGCGAGTGGTAG
- a CDS encoding M14 family metallopeptidase produces MFRRIAVVIASALVITGVSAAPSVAAPPDDDLPAVYTGTVDQKGLAAIVALGVDRHDVVASPGDEEGEVDVEVILGTSQADELAAKGIDLAAKETTPPQQRLRLFSEPTGVFRTYGGAGGIQEELQQQASENPTIAEYVVFGQTVNGTDIAAVRVTKNPAKAKPGDRPTTVFAAAQHAREWITPEMVRRLLDDVVNGYGTDARITELVNTTEMWFIPVANPDGYDFTHEDPANRLWRKNLREINGQPGITTGDGVDLNRNYPTRWGYDNEGSSPNPTSETYRGPEPASEPETQALIGLFEDITPEFFVNYHSAAELLLYGIGWQVSTPSPDDVIYEAMVGDDDNPAVPGYDPDISAELYTTNGDTDTHLQAAFGTLGFTPEMSTCEVASAKYDDDEWEPGACQSGFNFPDDERLIQEEYEANIPFALAVAESALDPDDPVSVVGLDAADFVVDSFDVSYGDPQTVAVTAKRAIKAKKMWFSINGGDAVDQKVTEWTGGERYGFENADYYAEYRAEVSGASPGDEVEVWFTGTATAKDVGPGNAGPVESEHFTYVLEEDSDAPVLVLANEDYTGVNPTYSGVSAPKYADAHVDALAANGVASAVWDVDAQGVPHPLGVLSHFDGAIWYQGDNRLTQDPEDEITLTPFGPLPDSSVAERQQYLTLAMRDFMNEGGKLATAGETAQWYGFINDIGLGGIYYGLNGDPTADCVVQTDFFGDCLILADDFAQYWLGGYSRFDAGGQTGATGIASPFEGLAVEFGGPATADNPVDEVGQFVATSDVLPVSDFPDFASEAVATYADPYSPVEGEYLALAAHVDDGYQRLARTFDLTSVAPGDVPRFEAQIGFNTEAGYDNVIVEVHTVGADDWTTLPDSNGNTSTTVPTECEEDFLLDEHPFLENYLTRGDPCLPTGDTGEWNAMTGSSDGFVPVSFDLSAYAGSEIELVVSYVTDPLTGGLGVVLDDTKLVTGVDTVTEAEGFETDLGAWSVLGAPAGSPTNFGDWERSMGFAPVGAVVATDHSLLFGFGLEQLATDEERNEVVAGILSHFGL; encoded by the coding sequence ATGTTCCGCCGCATCGCCGTCGTGATCGCATCCGCACTGGTCATCACGGGGGTGAGCGCGGCGCCGAGCGTGGCAGCACCACCCGACGACGACCTGCCGGCCGTCTACACCGGCACGGTCGACCAGAAGGGGCTGGCGGCGATCGTCGCGCTCGGGGTCGACCGCCACGACGTGGTCGCGTCGCCCGGCGACGAGGAGGGCGAGGTCGACGTCGAGGTGATCCTCGGCACGAGCCAGGCCGACGAACTCGCGGCGAAGGGCATCGACCTCGCCGCGAAGGAGACGACGCCACCGCAGCAGCGGCTGCGGCTCTTCTCCGAGCCGACGGGCGTGTTCCGCACCTATGGCGGTGCTGGCGGTATCCAGGAGGAGCTGCAGCAGCAGGCATCCGAGAACCCCACCATCGCCGAGTACGTCGTGTTCGGGCAGACGGTGAACGGCACCGACATCGCCGCCGTGCGGGTCACGAAGAACCCGGCGAAGGCGAAGCCGGGCGACCGGCCGACCACCGTGTTCGCCGCCGCGCAGCACGCACGCGAGTGGATCACGCCCGAGATGGTGCGGCGCCTGCTCGACGATGTCGTGAACGGCTACGGCACGGATGCCCGCATCACCGAACTGGTGAACACGACCGAGATGTGGTTCATCCCGGTCGCGAACCCCGACGGCTACGACTTCACCCACGAGGACCCGGCGAACCGGCTCTGGCGCAAGAACCTGCGCGAGATCAACGGCCAGCCGGGCATCACCACCGGTGACGGCGTCGACCTCAACCGCAACTACCCGACGCGCTGGGGCTACGACAACGAGGGCTCGTCGCCGAACCCGACCAGCGAGACGTACCGCGGGCCGGAGCCGGCGTCCGAGCCCGAGACGCAGGCGCTGATCGGCCTGTTCGAGGACATCACGCCCGAGTTCTTCGTCAACTACCACTCGGCCGCCGAGCTGCTGCTCTACGGCATCGGCTGGCAGGTCTCGACGCCGTCGCCCGACGACGTGATCTACGAGGCGATGGTCGGCGACGACGACAACCCGGCGGTGCCGGGCTACGACCCCGACATCTCGGCCGAGCTGTACACGACCAACGGCGACACCGACACGCACCTGCAGGCCGCGTTCGGAACGCTGGGCTTCACGCCCGAGATGTCGACCTGCGAGGTGGCGTCGGCCAAGTACGACGACGACGAGTGGGAGCCGGGCGCCTGCCAGAGCGGCTTCAACTTCCCCGACGACGAGCGCCTCATCCAGGAGGAGTACGAGGCGAACATCCCGTTTGCGCTCGCGGTCGCCGAGTCGGCACTCGACCCTGACGACCCGGTGTCGGTCGTCGGCCTCGACGCGGCCGACTTCGTGGTCGACTCGTTCGACGTGTCGTACGGTGACCCGCAGACCGTCGCGGTGACCGCGAAGCGCGCGATCAAGGCGAAGAAGATGTGGTTCTCGATCAACGGCGGCGACGCGGTCGACCAGAAGGTGACCGAGTGGACCGGTGGCGAGCGCTACGGCTTCGAGAACGCCGACTACTACGCCGAGTACCGCGCGGAGGTGTCGGGCGCGAGCCCGGGCGACGAGGTCGAGGTGTGGTTCACCGGCACCGCGACCGCGAAGGACGTCGGGCCCGGCAACGCCGGACCGGTCGAGTCGGAGCACTTCACCTACGTGCTGGAGGAGGACTCGGATGCCCCGGTGCTGGTGCTCGCCAACGAGGACTACACCGGCGTGAACCCGACGTACAGCGGCGTCTCGGCGCCGAAGTACGCCGATGCGCACGTGGACGCGCTCGCCGCCAACGGCGTGGCATCCGCCGTCTGGGATGTCGACGCGCAGGGCGTGCCGCATCCGCTCGGCGTGCTGTCGCACTTCGACGGGGCCATCTGGTACCAGGGCGACAACCGGCTCACCCAGGACCCGGAGGACGAGATCACCCTCACGCCGTTCGGCCCGCTGCCCGACTCCTCGGTCGCCGAGCGCCAGCAGTACCTGACGCTCGCCATGCGCGACTTCATGAACGAGGGCGGCAAGCTCGCCACGGCCGGTGAGACCGCGCAGTGGTACGGCTTCATCAACGACATCGGGCTGGGCGGCATCTACTACGGCCTGAACGGCGACCCGACGGCCGACTGCGTGGTGCAGACCGACTTCTTCGGCGACTGCCTCATCCTGGCCGATGACTTCGCGCAGTACTGGCTGGGCGGGTACTCGCGGTTCGACGCCGGCGGGCAGACCGGCGCGACGGGCATCGCGTCGCCGTTCGAGGGCCTCGCGGTCGAGTTCGGCGGGCCCGCGACCGCGGACAACCCGGTCGACGAGGTGGGGCAGTTCGTCGCGACGAGCGACGTGCTGCCGGTGAGCGACTTCCCCGACTTCGCCAGCGAGGCGGTGGCGACCTACGCCGACCCGTACTCGCCGGTCGAGGGCGAGTACCTGGCGCTCGCGGCGCACGTCGACGACGGCTACCAGCGGCTGGCCCGCACGTTCGACCTGACGTCGGTCGCCCCGGGCGACGTGCCTCGCTTCGAGGCGCAGATCGGGTTCAACACCGAGGCGGGCTACGACAACGTCATCGTCGAGGTGCACACCGTCGGCGCCGACGACTGGACGACGCTGCCCGACAGCAACGGCAACACGTCGACCACGGTGCCGACCGAGTGCGAAGAGGACTTCCTCCTCGACGAGCACCCGTTCCTGGAGAACTACCTCACCCGCGGCGACCCCTGCCTCCCGACCGGCGACACCGGCGAGTGGAATGCGATGACCGGATCCTCCGACGGGTTCGTGCCGGTCTCGTTCGACCTGTCGGCCTACGCGGGCTCAGAGATCGAGCTCGTCGTGAGCTACGTGACCGACCCGCTCACGGGCGGCCTCGGAGTCGTGCTCGACGACACCAAGCTCGTCACCGGGGTCGATACGGTCACCGAGGCGGAGGGCTTCGAGACCGACCTCGGTGCGTGGTCGGTGCTCGGCGCCCCGGCCGGCAGCCCGACCAACTTCGGCGACTGGGAGCGCAGCATGGGCTTCGCTCCTGTCGGCGCGGTGGTCGCGACCGACCACTCGCTGCTCTTCGGCTTCGGCCTCGAGCAGCTCGCGACCGACGAGGAGCGCAACGAGGTGGTGGCGGGCATCCTGTCGCACTTCGGGCTCTGA
- a CDS encoding DUF3427 domain-containing protein, with amino-acid sequence MLDGLYESPLTVRLRQALNELSDQRHDLSHVDEADQPAFLAQHILQAAEHALSGARSTEDRVRITNAVLNALGRDEEMIDSGMQRLDFITHSAAPGVIEYSARRPSIPLAETALLTNARDEPQLGHELRAELESADHVDLLCAFVKWPGLRILEDPLERLKDRGAPLRVVTTTYIGATDPFALRALVERYDAQIKVQYDIRRTRLHAKAWLFRRDSTFDTAYVGSSNLSRAALLDGLEWNVRLSRIATPSLITKFRATFDTYWSDATFEEYVPDRDEERLRDALAEASGTKSTDRVTISLSGLDVRPYPHQSEMLESLAAERQTHDRHRNLIIAATGTGKTVVAALDYKRLVAEAGADLRLLFVAHRGEILRQSLRTYREVLADASFGEEFHGGARPTQWKHVFASVQSLSHYAIEQVPADAFDVVVIDEFHHAEAPTYRRLIDHLRPTELLGLTATPERSDGIDVRSFFEGRSASELRLWDALKADLLVPFHYFGIADDTDLSRLEWKRGSYDTSALSALYTGNDARARIVLRQVRDKIGDVGEMRALGFCVSVEHARYMTQVFNEAGIPSVTVTGDTPRGERRAAVRDLEQGDVNAIFTVDVFNEGVDIPQVDTVLFLRPTESATIFIQQLGRGLRHHPSKAVLTALDFVGHQRTEFRFDRRFRALTGVSRGALKREVEQQFPFLPAGSQIMLDRVSRRIVLDSIRRQLSLNARELASDARLTGVTSLREFLAAQDLELSDLLRSSGKPRTWTTIKRDAGLEVPNPGPNETPLLKRVRALAHVDDPERAEAYLRILRDPANVPSDPLQRRFAEMLFYSLWPTGGGWNSIDEGLASLNQEPAVAAELAEVIELAQDASRHVVNIPSEMEGTPLRTHAQYQREEVLSALSWASLAKPPSQFREGVLWSERWKSDAFFVTLKKSEADYSPSTLYRDYAISPSLFHWESQSTTSESSPTGQRYISHAARGSTVLLFVREAGKNDLGTSPYTFLGPAKYVSHEGERPISFTWRLDSPMPTDLYLAASAVAA; translated from the coding sequence GTGCTCGACGGCCTGTACGAGAGCCCGCTCACCGTGCGGCTGCGCCAGGCTCTGAACGAGCTGTCAGATCAACGCCACGATCTCAGCCATGTCGATGAAGCGGACCAACCAGCGTTTCTCGCGCAGCACATCCTCCAGGCAGCCGAACACGCGCTGAGCGGTGCGCGCTCGACAGAGGATCGCGTGCGAATCACCAACGCTGTGCTCAACGCACTCGGCCGCGACGAAGAGATGATCGACTCGGGGATGCAGCGGCTGGATTTCATCACACACAGTGCCGCCCCCGGTGTTATCGAGTACTCGGCACGGCGGCCATCCATCCCGCTTGCCGAGACGGCCCTTCTGACGAACGCACGCGACGAGCCGCAACTGGGGCACGAATTGCGCGCCGAGTTGGAGAGCGCAGACCACGTCGATCTCCTGTGCGCTTTCGTGAAGTGGCCCGGACTGCGCATTCTCGAGGACCCGCTGGAACGCCTGAAAGACCGCGGCGCACCGCTTCGAGTCGTGACGACCACATACATCGGCGCGACCGATCCATTCGCACTTCGCGCGCTCGTGGAGCGCTACGACGCCCAGATCAAAGTGCAGTACGACATTCGACGCACCCGGTTGCACGCCAAGGCGTGGCTGTTCCGCCGGGACTCGACATTCGACACCGCGTACGTGGGGTCGTCAAACCTCTCACGCGCAGCCCTGCTCGATGGGCTGGAGTGGAACGTGCGACTCTCGCGAATCGCGACACCGAGTCTCATCACGAAGTTCCGGGCAACATTCGATACCTACTGGTCGGATGCCACGTTTGAGGAGTACGTTCCCGACCGAGACGAAGAACGTCTCCGAGACGCGCTTGCCGAGGCATCCGGCACCAAGTCCACCGACCGGGTAACGATCTCGCTCTCCGGTCTCGATGTGCGGCCGTATCCGCATCAATCCGAGATGCTGGAGTCGCTCGCCGCGGAGCGTCAGACACACGATCGGCACAGAAACCTCATCATCGCCGCGACAGGAACCGGCAAGACGGTGGTGGCCGCCCTCGACTACAAGCGACTCGTCGCCGAGGCCGGCGCAGATCTCCGGCTGCTCTTCGTCGCGCATCGTGGAGAGATCCTTCGGCAGTCGCTTCGCACTTACCGCGAAGTGCTCGCGGATGCGAGCTTCGGTGAAGAGTTCCACGGCGGTGCCCGGCCAACGCAGTGGAAACATGTCTTCGCTTCAGTGCAGTCGCTTTCGCACTATGCAATTGAGCAGGTGCCCGCAGACGCCTTCGATGTCGTCGTCATCGACGAGTTTCACCACGCCGAGGCACCGACCTATCGACGCCTCATCGACCACCTGCGCCCCACCGAACTGCTTGGACTGACCGCGACGCCGGAGCGCTCAGACGGCATCGACGTACGTTCGTTCTTCGAGGGACGAAGCGCCTCGGAGCTCCGGCTCTGGGATGCGCTCAAGGCCGATCTTCTCGTGCCGTTTCACTACTTCGGCATTGCGGATGACACGGACCTCTCGCGTCTCGAATGGAAGCGAGGGTCATACGACACGAGCGCCTTGAGCGCCCTGTACACCGGCAACGATGCCCGCGCACGGATCGTGCTCCGCCAGGTACGCGACAAGATCGGCGACGTAGGTGAGATGCGCGCGCTCGGCTTCTGCGTCAGCGTTGAGCACGCGCGTTATATGACACAGGTCTTCAATGAAGCCGGCATACCGTCCGTGACTGTGACCGGAGACACTCCAAGGGGCGAGCGCCGTGCCGCAGTCCGCGACCTCGAGCAGGGAGACGTGAACGCGATATTCACGGTCGACGTGTTCAATGAGGGCGTCGACATTCCACAGGTCGACACCGTGCTGTTTCTTCGCCCGACCGAGAGCGCGACGATCTTCATCCAGCAGCTCGGACGTGGACTCCGGCACCACCCGTCGAAAGCGGTCCTGACCGCACTTGACTTCGTCGGCCACCAGCGCACCGAGTTCCGATTCGACCGACGATTCCGGGCGTTGACCGGCGTGTCTCGCGGGGCACTCAAACGAGAGGTCGAGCAGCAGTTCCCCTTCCTCCCTGCAGGATCGCAGATCATGCTGGATCGGGTCAGCCGCCGCATCGTGCTCGACAGTATTCGCCGCCAGCTGTCGCTCAACGCACGCGAACTTGCATCCGACGCCCGCTTGACCGGCGTGACGAGCCTTAGGGAGTTCCTTGCGGCTCAAGACCTGGAACTCAGCGATCTCCTGCGATCGAGTGGGAAGCCCCGCACCTGGACCACCATCAAGCGTGATGCCGGCCTCGAAGTTCCGAACCCAGGCCCAAACGAAACTCCTCTGCTCAAACGCGTCCGCGCCCTCGCGCATGTGGACGACCCTGAGCGCGCGGAGGCATACCTTCGAATACTCCGCGACCCCGCCAACGTTCCCAGCGACCCGCTTCAGCGACGATTCGCCGAGATGCTCTTCTACTCGCTCTGGCCAACCGGGGGCGGCTGGAACTCGATCGACGAAGGCCTCGCTTCTCTGAACCAGGAACCCGCCGTGGCTGCCGAGCTCGCAGAGGTCATCGAGCTCGCGCAGGACGCATCACGACACGTGGTCAACATCCCTTCCGAGATGGAGGGCACCCCACTTCGAACGCACGCGCAGTACCAGCGAGAGGAAGTGCTCTCAGCGCTCAGCTGGGCGTCCCTGGCGAAGCCACCCTCGCAGTTTCGAGAAGGCGTGCTCTGGTCAGAGCGCTGGAAGAGCGACGCGTTCTTTGTCACGCTCAAGAAGTCCGAGGCCGACTACTCCCCCTCCACCCTGTATCGGGACTACGCAATCAGCCCATCGCTGTTCCACTGGGAGTCGCAGTCCACGACGTCCGAGTCTTCACCCACGGGCCAGCGCTACATCAGTCACGCCGCGCGAGGCAGCACGGTGCTGCTGTTCGTGCGCGAGGCAGGCAAGAACGATCTGGGAACCTCGCCGTACACGTTCCTCGGTCCGGCGAAGTACGTCTCCCACGAAGGCGAACGTCCGATCTCGTTCACGTGGCGCCTGGATTCACCGATGCCGACCGACCTCTACCTGGCAGCAAGTGCTGTCGCCGCCTAG
- a CDS encoding (deoxy)nucleoside triphosphate pyrophosphohydrolase, which produces MPAALEVVAAAIHSDGRVLACRRRQGKAAAGMWEFPGGKVESGERPESALQRELLEELGVEVQVGDLIDRSSTTVGALTIDLATYWVSLVDDHPTESTDHDQLEWLSPEQLPTLEWAEPDLPAVLAITRQSSR; this is translated from the coding sequence ATGCCAGCAGCGCTTGAAGTCGTCGCCGCCGCGATCCACAGCGACGGCAGAGTTCTCGCGTGCCGCCGCCGACAGGGCAAGGCGGCCGCCGGCATGTGGGAGTTCCCGGGCGGCAAGGTCGAGAGTGGGGAGCGACCAGAGTCTGCACTCCAGCGCGAACTGCTCGAGGAGCTTGGCGTGGAGGTTCAGGTTGGAGATCTCATCGATCGAAGCAGCACAACGGTAGGCGCTCTGACAATCGACCTCGCGACCTATTGGGTGTCGCTCGTCGACGACCACCCAACGGAGAGCACCGACCACGATCAACTCGAATGGCTCAGTCCGGAACAGCTCCCAACTCTTGAGTGGGCAGAGCCGGACCTGCCAGCGGTCCTGGCGATCACTCGCCAGTCTTCGCGCTGA
- a CDS encoding DNA/RNA helicase domain-containing protein, which produces MTDFRIEHLPFDPGALKSWVDPEGRHANWPVVYTLSNQREIYIGETLNAVVRMRQHLDSPDKQRHRLQAMRIVIDERFNKSACLDLESYLIRLFAADGQFKVLNRNEGITDSDYYDRRRYRESFDQIFEELREQGMFTRDRVHIENSDFFKLSPFKALNDDQAIAVEDILEGLFEDLEHDRQSTIVVQGDPGTGKTIVGIFLMKLLRDIQVANPHDKPDADSLFSDFFAEGYPDLLRGFKIGLVVPQQSLRKSIQNVFKKTPALGADLVLTPFEIGGSDEHFDLLIVDEAHRLNQRANQPSGPLNKQFAENNVKLFGKDDLAKTQLDWIRAKSTHQVFLLDAAQSVRPADLPAPVLDALIDETRGSHRFYPLASQMRVLAGADYLDFIRKILQASPVQARVFEGYELRLFDDVGEMHDAIRDRDKEFGLARLAAGYAWPYRSKSDPNAIDIELDGRRLRWNSTQVDWINTPGSLDEVGSIHTVQGYDLNYAGVIIGPELRYDAYAGRMYIDRDSYYDKKGKENNPKLGIEYSDEDLLRFITNIYGVLLSRGMRGTFVYACDPALREYLRRFVPSSTA; this is translated from the coding sequence ATGACCGACTTCAGGATTGAGCATCTTCCGTTTGATCCGGGAGCCCTGAAGAGTTGGGTCGATCCCGAAGGACGACACGCCAACTGGCCCGTGGTCTACACGTTGAGTAATCAACGTGAGATCTACATCGGAGAGACGCTCAACGCGGTTGTTCGCATGCGTCAGCACCTCGACTCACCCGACAAGCAGCGACACCGTCTTCAGGCGATGAGGATCGTCATCGACGAGCGGTTCAACAAGTCGGCATGCCTCGACTTGGAGTCCTACCTCATTCGACTCTTCGCAGCCGACGGGCAGTTCAAGGTGTTGAACCGGAACGAGGGCATCACTGACTCGGACTACTACGACCGTCGTCGCTACCGCGAGTCGTTCGACCAGATCTTCGAGGAACTGCGCGAGCAGGGGATGTTCACGCGAGATCGCGTGCACATCGAGAATAGCGACTTCTTTAAGCTGTCGCCGTTCAAAGCTCTGAACGATGACCAGGCGATCGCCGTCGAGGACATTCTCGAGGGGCTTTTCGAGGACCTTGAGCACGACCGACAGAGCACGATCGTTGTGCAGGGGGATCCGGGCACAGGGAAGACCATCGTCGGGATCTTCTTGATGAAGCTGCTTCGCGACATTCAAGTCGCGAACCCGCACGACAAGCCGGACGCCGACTCGCTCTTCTCGGACTTCTTCGCCGAGGGATACCCCGACCTTCTCCGCGGCTTCAAGATCGGTCTTGTTGTGCCGCAGCAGTCGCTCCGAAAGTCCATCCAGAACGTCTTCAAGAAGACCCCGGCATTGGGCGCCGACCTCGTGTTGACGCCGTTCGAGATCGGCGGAAGCGACGAGCACTTCGATCTCCTCATTGTCGATGAAGCTCACCGGCTGAATCAGCGCGCAAATCAACCCTCGGGGCCCTTGAACAAGCAGTTCGCCGAGAACAACGTGAAGCTGTTCGGCAAGGACGATCTGGCCAAGACGCAACTAGACTGGATCCGCGCGAAGAGCACCCACCAGGTGTTTCTGCTGGATGCGGCGCAGAGCGTTCGGCCAGCAGACCTGCCCGCGCCCGTGCTCGACGCCCTCATTGACGAGACGCGTGGCAGTCACCGGTTCTATCCGCTTGCATCCCAGATGCGTGTCCTCGCAGGGGCCGACTACCTCGACTTCATCAGGAAGATCCTGCAGGCATCGCCGGTGCAGGCTCGAGTATTCGAAGGCTACGAGTTGCGTCTCTTCGACGATGTCGGTGAGATGCATGACGCAATCCGGGATCGTGACAAGGAGTTCGGTCTCGCGCGCTTGGCGGCAGGCTACGCCTGGCCATACCGATCGAAGTCGGACCCCAACGCAATCGACATTGAACTCGACGGTCGTCGGTTGCGCTGGAACAGTACGCAGGTCGACTGGATCAATACGCCCGGATCCCTTGACGAGGTGGGTTCGATTCACACAGTTCAGGGATACGACCTCAACTACGCGGGCGTGATCATCGGGCCCGAACTGCGTTACGACGCGTACGCCGGGCGGATGTACATCGATCGGGACTCCTACTACGACAAGAAAGGCAAGGAGAACAACCCGAAGCTCGGTATCGAGTACTCGGACGAGGATCTGCTGCGCTTCATCACCAACATCTACGGTGTGTTGCTTTCGCGAGGAATGCGAGGCACGTTCGTCTACGCGTGTGATCCGGCGTTGCGGGAGTACCTCCGACGCTTCGTACCCTCGTCAACTGCCTAA